In Cydia strobilella chromosome 8, ilCydStro3.1, whole genome shotgun sequence, one DNA window encodes the following:
- the LOC134743464 gene encoding alkylglycerol monooxygenase-like, translating to MEFSYANETLAESAMVSHLKGVGRLFYLITPQEHMFERKEDVPNFFKQSWPYFLIFMVLEHIVLRLEGKPGIRLNDGITSISHGILQECGRILWRGAESYLYTWIYTNFRIVELPWDNVWTWYAAALGVDFCYYWMHRACHEVHILWAQHQVHHTSEDFNMGVGIRQSILQGWCGFIFYLPLALAIPPAQFVMHHQFSYLYMFWIHTEAIKSLGPLEYILNTPSHHRVHHGSNKYCLDVNYGGVLIIWDRLFGTFRPETDKIQIVYGLIYNQPSFNPMYLQAFYTGYVVEKFRRLETAGDKFRAIFWGPSWEPGQARLGDEDQKIDIEQREKYDVALPAWCNLYLVLHYAVVFYGFFELASRYMGMSPLSVLISVCYIIWSLTVIGMLFDSSTYAPLAEVLRCSALAFLSRSLAISPGYGTALQIVYVASAMFWCLYTLKLLEIKKTKKIV from the exons ATGGAGTTCTCGTACGCAAACGAGACGCTGGCGGAGTCGGCAATGGTGAGCCACCTTAAAGGGGTGGGGAGGCTTTTCTATCTCATCACGCCGCAAGAACACATGTTTGAAAGAAAGGAGGATGTACCTAACTTCTTTAAACAG tCATGGCCGTATTTCCTGATATTCATGGTGCTGGAACACATAGTGTTAAGACTAGAGGGCAAGCCTGGGATCAGACTGAACGACGGGATCACCAGCATCTCCCACGGGATCCTACAGGAATGTGGCAG AATATTATGGAGAGGCGCCGAATCGTACCTATACACATGGATATACACCAACTTCAGAATAGTGGAGTTGCCCTGGGACAACGTGTGGACGTGGTACGCAGCGGCGTTGGGGGTTGACTTCTGTTACTATTGGATGCACAGAGCATGCCATG AGGTGCACATCTTATGGGCACAACATCAAGTCCATCATACGTCGGAAGATTTCAACATGGGTGTCGGCATCAGACAGTCTATATTGCAGGGATGGTGCGGATTC ATCTTCTATCTTCCTCTGGCGCTGGCCATCCCCCCAGCCCAGTTCGTGATGCACCACCAGTTCAGCTACCTGTACATGTTCTGGATACACACTGAAGCCATTAAGAGCCTCGGGCCTCTGGAATACATCCTCAACACGCCTAGCCACCATAGGGTACATCATG GCAGCAACAAATACTGCTTAGACGTTAACTACGGAGGCGTCCTAATCATCTGGGACAGGCTGTTTGGCACCTTCCGACCCGAGACGGACAAGATCCAGATCGTCTACGGCCTTATTTACAACCAGCCTTCTTTCAACCCCATGTATTTACAG GCGTTTTACACAGGTTACGTGGTGGAGAAGTTTCGTCGTCTAGAAACAGCTGGTGACAAGTTCAGGGCGATATTCTGGGGACCCAGCTGGGAGCCAGGACAGGCGAGGCTGGGAGATGAGGACCAGAAAATAGAT ATCGAACAGAGAGAGAAATACGACGTAGCGCTACCGGCGTGGTGCAATCTTTATCTGGTGTTGCATTACGCTGTGGTCTTCTACGGATTCTTCGAGCTGGCTTCTAGATACATG ggcATGTCCCCACTCTCCGTCCTAATCTCCGTCTGCTACATTATCTGGTCCCTCACCGTCATCGGGATGCTCTTCGACTCCTCAACCTACGCTCCTCTCGCGGAGGTCCTCCGCTGTTCCGCGCTGGCCTTCCTCTCGAGGAGTCTGGCCATCAGCCCAGGTTACGGGACCGCATTGCAGATAGTGTATGTGGCTTCTGCGATGTTCTGGTGCCTATATACTTTGAAGTTGCTTGAGATTAAGAAGACGAAGAAGATTGTGTGA